Proteins found in one Epinephelus fuscoguttatus linkage group LG4, E.fuscoguttatus.final_Chr_v1 genomic segment:
- the bbs2 gene encoding Bardet-Biedl syndrome 2 protein homolog yields MLVPIFTLKLNHKINPRMVTVGKFDGVHPCLTAATQAGKVFIHNPHARGQRPVAHRLSQSTQDSDISLLNINQAVTCLTAGTLGPNTTGDTLLVGSQTNLLAYDVHDNADIFYREVTDGANAIVLGKLGDIPSPLAIIGGNCALQGFDYEGNDHFWTVTGDNVRSLVLCDFTGDGKNELLVGSEDFDIRVFKEDELVSEMTENETVTSLCHMYGSRFGYALANGTVGVYDRTARYWRIKSKNHAMSIHAFDLNADGVVELITGWSNGKIDARSDRTGEVIFKDNFSSSVAGVVEGDYRLDGQKQLICTSIEGEVRGYLPASKDLKGNLMDSSAEQDLIRELSQRRQNLLLELRNYEENAKGVTETNSGVGVIPANTQLQTALSVRAATEAQKAHVELSISTPNETIIRAVLIFAEGIFEGESHVVHPSAQNLSGCVRVPIVPPKDIPVDLHIKAFVGGKTSTQFHVFEITRQLPRFSMYDITVDSSAAPPTGRVTFSINDRPQRVVMWLNQNFLLPEGVDSPDITFNSLRGGGLLSISMASNGQITFRTDDIDLAGDLVQSLASFLAIEDLSAEADFPGYFEELRTTLTEVDEFHSVHQKLTAAMADHSNYIRNMLVQAEDARLMGDLTTMKKRYRELYDLNRDLINEYKIRSNNHNALLGCLKSVNQAIQRAGRLRVGKPKNQVISACRDAIKSNNVNALFRIMRAGTASS; encoded by the exons ATGCTGGTCCCTATATTTACACTGAAGCTGAACCACAAGATCAACCCTCGCATGGTGACTGTTGGGAAATTTGATGGAGTCCACCCATGCCTTACTGCAGCCACACAGGCCGGGAAG GTTTTTATCCATAATCCTCATGCTCGTGGTCAGAGACCTGTGGCCCACCGACTGAGCCAGAGCACACAAGACTCTGACATCTCACTCCTTAACATCAATCAGGCAGTCACTTGTCTTACGGCAGGAACACTGGGACCAAACACCACAGGGGACACGCTGTTGGTGGGATCCCAGACCAACTTGCTGGCCTATGATGTCCATGACAATGCTGATATATTCTACAGAGAG gTGACAGATGGAGCAAATGCTATTGTACTGGGGAAACTCGGCGACATTCCCAGTCCTCTTGCCATCATTGGAGGGAACTGCGCCTTACAAGGCTTTGACTATGAGGGCAATGACCACTTCTGGACA GTAACTGGTGATAATGTCAGATCTCTGGTGCTGTGTGACTTCACTGGGGATGGGAAAAATGAG CTCCTGGTAGGATCGGAGGACTTTGACATCAGGGTATTCAAAGAGGATGAGCTTGTGTCTGAGATGACTGAAAATGAG acagtgacatcactgtgccACATGTATGGAAGTAGGTTTGGCTATGCTCTGGCCAATGGCACCGTGGGAGTTTATGACCGCACTGCGCGCTACTGGAGGATTAAG TCTAAGAATCATGCAATGAGCATCCATGCCTTTGACCTGAATGCTGATGGAGTGGTGGAGCTGATCACTGGCTGGTCCAATGGAAAG ATTGACGCTCGTAGCGACCGCACAGGtgaggtcatttttaaagacaacttctcctcctctgtggccGGAGTGGTGGAGGGAGACTACAGATTGGATGGACAGAAACAACTTATCTGCACCTCTATAGAGGGAGAGG TTCGTGGTTACCTGCCTGCCAGTAAAGACCTCAAGGGGAATCTCATGGACTCCAGTGCTGAGCAGGACCTCATCAGAGAGCTCAGCCAACGCAGACAGAATCTGTTGCTGGAGCTACGCAATTATGAAGAGAATGCCAAG GGtgtgacagagacaaacagtggGGTGGGTGTCATCCCAGCCAACACTCAGCTCCAGACAGCGCTGTCAGTTAGAGCTGCTACAGAGGCTCAGAAGGCTCATGTAGAGCTCAGCATTTCAACACCAAATG AAACCATCATCCGTGCGGTGCTCATCTTCGCAGAGGGGATATTTGAGGGGGAGAGCCATGTCGTCCACCCCAGCGCCCAGAACCTGTCAGGCTGTGTCCGAGTCCCCATTGTCCCACCCAAAGACATACCAGTAGATCTGCACATCAAAGCCTTTGTAGGAGGAAAAACTAG CACCCAATTCCACGTGTTTGAAATCACTCGTCAGCTGCCTCGTTTCTCCATGTATGACATCACTGTTGACTCCTCGGCTGCTCCGCCCACTGGAAGGGTCACATTCAGTATCAACGACCGACCACAGCGG gtggtGATGTGGCTGAATCAGAACTTCTTGCTGCCTGAGGGAGTAGACAGTCCTGACATCACTTTTAATTCGCTGAGAGGAGGGGGACTGTTGTCCATCAGTATGGCCAGTAATGGACAG ATCACTTTTAGAACTGATGACATTGACCTGGCAGGAGATCTGGTCCAATCACTGGCCTCCTTCCTGGCAATAGAGGACTTGTCAGCAGAAGCAGATTTCCCCGGCTACTTTGAGGAGCTACGCACTACACTCACTGAG GTGGATGAGTTCCACTCTGTCCATCAGAAGTTAACTGCAGCCATGGCCGACCACTCCAACTACATCAGAAACATGCTGGTGCAAGCAGAGGACGCTCGCCTTATGGGTGACTT GACAACAATGAAGAAGCGGTACAGAGAGCTGTACGATCTAAACAGGGATTTGATCAACGAGTATAAAATCCGCTCTAACAACCACAATGCACTACTGGGCTGCCTCAAGTCTGTCAACCAGGCCATACAGCGGGCTGGTAGACTCCGAG TGGGTAAGCCCAAGAACCAAGTGATCTCTGCCTGTCGAGATGCCATTAAAAGCAATAATGTCAACGCACTGTTCAGGATCATGAGAGCTGGCACTGCATCCTCCTGA